One Nitrospira sp. DNA window includes the following coding sequences:
- a CDS encoding NAD synthetase / Glutamine amidotransferase chain of NAD synthetase, translated as MQSLRIAMAQMNPTVGDLSGNVRRIAAWMREARRARADLVAFPELAVTGYPPEDLLFKPRFIDDTDRALKAVAAETRGLVAVVGYVGRGTTTAPSPDTASLPSTGRHDLYNAAALLSDRRVLASYCKRHLPNYGVFDESRYFQPGLRLPLLVLNGTMVGVNICEDIWFPEGPTRAQAAAGAEVIVNINASPFHVGKGRMREQMLATRARDNRVIVTYTNQVGGQDELVFDGNSVIVDQAGEIMARGKAFEEDLIIADLDVETVGRTRLAQGRKKPLPPRVAALIDRLDVRLPEKKSRSIVVPTLEPQLDRLDEAYRALVLGVRDYVRKNGFKRVVIGLSGGVDSALTAVIAVDALGAENVLGVFMPSPYTSRASREDVADLGRRLRIQVDTLSITATFNSYRRALARPFQGHRPDTTEENLQARIRGNLLMAYSNKFGHLVLTTGNKSEMSVGYATLYGDMAGGFAVIKDVPKTMVYELSHLRNLAGAAPVIPKRILDRPPTAELRPDQKDEDNLPRYAVLDPILKAYVEEDRALEDIVAMGFDRETVARVITLVDRSEYKRRQSPPGIKITHRAFGKDRRMPITNGYCNY; from the coding sequence ATGCAGTCGTTACGAATTGCCATGGCCCAGATGAATCCGACGGTCGGTGATCTGTCGGGAAACGTCCGGCGGATCGCGGCATGGATGCGTGAGGCACGCCGCGCCCGGGCCGATCTGGTGGCCTTTCCGGAATTGGCCGTCACCGGGTATCCGCCGGAGGATCTCCTGTTCAAACCCCGTTTCATCGATGATACCGATCGCGCGTTGAAGGCGGTGGCGGCGGAAACGCGCGGGCTGGTGGCCGTGGTCGGCTATGTCGGCCGGGGGACGACGACCGCGCCTTCGCCCGACACTGCCTCTCTGCCCTCGACCGGGCGCCATGATCTGTACAATGCGGCGGCCCTACTCTCCGATCGTCGGGTGCTGGCCAGCTACTGTAAACGCCACTTGCCGAATTACGGAGTCTTCGACGAAAGCCGCTATTTTCAGCCCGGGCTCCGCCTGCCTCTGTTGGTGCTGAACGGCACCATGGTCGGCGTCAACATTTGTGAAGACATTTGGTTTCCCGAAGGGCCCACTCGGGCGCAGGCTGCGGCTGGCGCCGAGGTGATCGTGAATATCAACGCCTCGCCGTTCCATGTGGGCAAGGGTCGGATGCGGGAACAGATGCTGGCGACCAGGGCGCGCGACAATCGCGTGATCGTCACCTATACCAATCAGGTCGGCGGACAGGACGAACTGGTCTTCGACGGCAACAGCGTCATCGTCGATCAGGCCGGCGAGATCATGGCGCGGGGCAAGGCGTTCGAAGAGGACCTCATCATTGCGGATCTGGATGTCGAGACGGTGGGGCGGACACGTCTGGCGCAGGGCCGTAAGAAACCGCTGCCCCCGCGGGTGGCGGCCCTCATCGACCGGCTTGATGTGCGACTGCCGGAGAAGAAGTCGCGCTCAATCGTCGTGCCGACATTGGAGCCGCAATTGGATCGGCTCGACGAGGCCTATCGGGCGCTGGTCCTCGGGGTGCGGGATTACGTCCGCAAAAACGGGTTCAAACGTGTCGTCATCGGATTGAGCGGCGGCGTGGACTCGGCCTTGACCGCGGTGATCGCCGTCGATGCGCTCGGGGCGGAGAATGTCCTCGGGGTGTTCATGCCTTCGCCGTACACGTCGCGGGCCAGCCGCGAGGACGTGGCCGACCTGGGCCGCCGGCTTCGCATTCAGGTGGATACGCTCTCCATCACGGCGACCTTCAACAGCTACCGGCGCGCGCTTGCCCGTCCCTTCCAAGGCCATCGGCCCGATACGACCGAAGAAAATCTCCAGGCCCGCATCAGGGGGAATCTCTTGATGGCCTATTCGAACAAGTTCGGCCATCTCGTGCTGACCACCGGGAACAAGAGTGAGATGAGTGTCGGCTATGCGACGCTATACGGCGACATGGCAGGAGGGTTCGCGGTCATCAAGGATGTGCCGAAGACGATGGTCTATGAATTGTCCCACCTGCGGAATCTCGCGGGGGCTGCCCCGGTGATTCCGAAACGTATCCTCGACCGGCCTCCCACGGCGGAATTGCGTCCCGATCAAAAGGATGAAGACAATTTGCCGCGCTATGCGGTCTTGGACCCCATCCTGAAGGCCTATGTGGAGGAAGACCGGGCGCTGGAGGACATCGTGGCCATGGGATTCGACCGGGAGACGGTCGCGCGGGTCATCACATTGGTCGATCGCAGCGAGTACAAGCGGCGGCAATCGCCGCCCGGGATCAAGATTACGCATCGGGCCTTCGGAAAGGATCGACGGATGCCGATCACCAATGGGTATTGCAACTATTAG